From one Lycium barbarum isolate Lr01 chromosome 6, ASM1917538v2, whole genome shotgun sequence genomic stretch:
- the LOC132599447 gene encoding uncharacterized protein LOC132599447, with protein sequence MGLARNPNMRSGECLEGILSDYMGGKSAKMRPPKSSSTKLVTVLTCLQFSFAVYATFLLYYMSPSVDLRTKPDFTWATRIAQSWKHFIIPPHVVSHNALFNRTDIQSQPKQVSPFDVCEHEKIDFEQKKSNDALMIKLKTELYKEMRDFQSKNLGTETLSELMSMKSKWDLHGPNKPKITVILNHFKRKTLCSQLDSLLGQTLPFHHAWVVAFGSPNEQSLKRIVESYNDSRISFISSTYDFKYYGRFQMALQTEADLVYIVDDDMIPGKKMLQILAHVAGTDKYKNSVLGSIGRILPFRQKDFIFPSYRKFRSKEAGLYLPDPAYNITVDKIVQVDFLSSSWFLSAELVKTLFIETPFTFMTGEDLHLSYQLQKYRNAGSFVLPVDPKDKETWGDSEHRLAYVSETTVIFKDTVQVRDDQWWKALSTGYITQWAAMNPQKIDVLFYAHSVDEVKALAPLLEKFRSTVGKKAYIVVSGGNFCPCEDAAAALNWPKVVCKERRFKIMDLGVGALSGISNSEVPVVQAVYASMKGLIKIHNPSLVITVADADSNVMKALKMATEANTNSSNLVLLPRTSITKVLWMADLRSTALPNWNRMALSINIITQNRANSLARLLKALNDAYYIGDQVSITFNMDSKVDEATIKLVNSFNWPHGPKTLRRRIIQGGLIRAVSESWYPSSDDDFGLLLEDDIEVSPYYYLWIKYALLAYHYDPQISLPELSSISLYTPRLVEVVKERPKWNATEFFKQIHPNTPYLHQLPCSWGAVFFPKQWKEFYVYMNMRFTEDPKQNPVQIPKSRTNGWQASWKKFLIDMMYLRGYVSLYPNFPNQMSFSTNHMEPGAHIAAKNNVIRHNKADFEVPLLKEDFKNLLPNGKMPSASKLPSLNLFNQPVSLKGLKAAGAKLGTDVLKCSPMEIVSVHHDTGLPSHCAKF encoded by the exons ATGGGGTTAGCTAGAAATCCTAATATGAGAAGTGGGGAATGCTTAGAAGGGATATTGAGTGATTACATGGGAGGAAAATCAGCGAAGATGAGACCACCAAAAAGTTCTTCAACTAAACTTGTTACAGTATTAACTTGTTTGCAGTTTTCTTTTGCTGTTTATGCAACATTTCTTCTGTATTACATGAGCCCCTCAGTAGATTTAAGGACTAAACCAGATTTTACATGGGCTACACGAATCGCTCAGTCTTGGAAACACTTCATTATACCTCCACATGTTGTTAGTCATAATGCTCTTTTTAATAGAACTGATATTCAAAGCCAACCAAAACAAGTTAGTCCTTTTGATGTTTGTGAACATGAGAAGATTGATTTTGAACAGAAGAAATCTAATGATGCACTTATGATCAAGTTGAAGACAGAGTTGTATAAAGAAATGAGGGATTTTCAGAGCAAAAATCTTGGTACTGAGACTTTATCTGAGTTAATGTCAATGAAGTCCAAGTGGGATTTGCACGGTCCAAACAAGCCGAAAATCACAGTGATATTAAACCATTTCAAGAGAAAAACTTTATGTTCTCAGCTTGATTCTTTGCTTGGCCAAACACTCCCATTTCATCATGCTTGGGTAGTTGCATTTGGAAGTCCAAATGAGCAATCCCTTAAGAGGATCGTCGAGAGTTACAACGACTCAAGAATAAGTTTTATAAGTTCAACTTACGATTTCAAGTATTATGGAAGGTTCCAAATGGCTTTGCAAACAGAAGCTGACCTTGTATATATCGTAGACGATGATATGATCCCGGGGAAGAAGATGTTGCAGATTTTAGCACATGTTGCAGGAACAGACAAGTATAAGAATTCTGTTTTGGGAAGTATTGGTAGGATTTTGCCTTTTAGACAGAAAGATTTCATTTTCCCGAGCTATAGGAAGTTTCGATCCAAAGAAGCCGGGCTTTATTTGCCTGATCCTGCTTATAATATCACTGTGGACAAAATTGTTCAAGTAGATTTCCTTTCTAGTTCTTGGTTTCTTTCTGCTGAATTAGTCAAGACACTTTTCATCGAGACGCCCTTCACTTTCATGACCGGAGAAGACTTGCACTTAAG CTATCAGCTTCAGAAGTACAGAAATGCTGGTTCATTTGTGCTACCAGTTGATCCAAAAGACAAAGAAACATGGGGTGACAGTGAGCACAGACTTGCTTATGTATCCGAAACCACTGTAATATTCAAGGACACGGTTCAAGTCCGAGATGATCAATGGTGGAAAGCACTTTCCACCGGTTACATAACTCAATGGGCAGCTATGAATCCTCAGAAAATCGATGTACTTTTCTATGCCCACTCTGTCGATGAAGTCAAAGCCCTCGCGCCTCTTCTTGAAAAGTTCAGGTCAACTGTTGGAAAAAAGGCGTATATTGTTGTCTCAGGAGGGAACTTTTGCCCTTGTGAAGATGCTGCTGCTGCCTTAAACTGGCCTAAGGTAGTATGCAAAGAAAGGAGATTCAAGATTATGGATTTAGGTGTTGGTGCTTTATCCGGGATTTCAAATTCAGAAGTGCCCGTTGTTCAAGCAGTCTATGCCAGCATGAAAGGACTAATCAAGATTCACAACCCAAGCCTTGTGATCACGGTAGCTGATGCAGATTCTAATGTGATGAAAGCTCTCAAGATGGCTACAGAAGCTAACACAAACAGTTCAAACTTGGTTCTTCTACCTAGAACATCGATCACTAAGGTTCTTTGGATGGCTGATCTTCGTTCCACAGCATTGCCAA ATTGGAACCGTATGGCGCTTTCTATAAACATCATCACACAGAACAGAGCTAATTCACTAGCAAGGCTTCTCAAGGCACTTAATGACGCGTACTATATAGGCGATCAAGTTTCTATTACTTTCAACATGGATAGTAAGGTAGATGAGGCAACTATAAAGCTTGTTAACTCATTCAACTGGCCACACGGGCCCAAAACTCTTCGAAGAAGGATCATCCAAGGAGGGTTGATTCGCGCTGTTAGTGAGAGTTGGTACCCCTCATCCGATGATGATTTTGGCCTATTACTCGAAGATGACATCGAAGTTTCCCCTTACTATTACCTTTGGATCAAATATGCTCTCTTGGCCTACCACTATGACCCTCAGATATCACTCCCCGAGCTCTCATCCATCTCTCTTTACACGCCACGTTTGGTGGAGGTTGTAAAAGAAAGGCCTAAATGGAATGCAACAGAGTTCTTCAAGCAAATTCATCCAAACACACCTTATCTCCACCAATTGCCTTGTAGTTGGGGCGCAGTTTTTTTCCCAAAGCAATGGAAGGAATTTTATGTCTACATGAACATGAGGTTCACGGAAGATCCAAAGCAAAATCCGGTTCAAATCCCAAAATCAAGAACAAACGGTTGGCAAGCCTCTTGGAAGAAGTTCTTGATAGACATGATGTACTTAAGAGGGTATGTTAGTCTTTATCCGAACTTTCCAAATCAAATGAGCTTTTCCACAAACCATATGGAACCAGGAGCACATATTGCAGCTAAGAACAATGTGATCAGGCATAACAAGGCTGATTTTGAAGTGCCATTGCTAAAAGAAGATTTCAAGAACCTTTTGCCAAATGGGAAAATGCCTTCAGCATCGAAGTTACCTTCGTTGAACCTATTCAACCAGCCCGTTTCATTAAAGGGTTTAAAGGCAGCAGGAGCAAAACTCGGGACAGATGTACTTAAATGCAGTCCAATGGAGATAGTATCCGTTCATCATGACACGGGTTTACCTTCACATTGTGCAAAATTCTGA